A region from the Sandaracinus amylolyticus genome encodes:
- a CDS encoding GNAT family N-acetyltransferase: protein MAGEVELNEPEGTLRLRGFSLEDHDAFHAIWGDPEVIWWGHDPDREASRARLERVIASRARRGQGIGFWAIVDESIDDPGTRIVGDVVLQPAPFARGDLEIGWHLRRGCWGRGYAVRSARLLVRHAFDRLRLARVVAAIVPTNERSIAVAQRLGMRIEGRVMHGGMQHDLWALHRDD, encoded by the coding sequence ATGGCTGGCGAAGTGGAGCTGAACGAGCCCGAGGGCACGCTGCGGCTGCGCGGCTTCTCGCTCGAGGATCACGACGCGTTCCACGCGATCTGGGGCGATCCCGAGGTGATCTGGTGGGGCCACGATCCCGATCGCGAAGCGAGCCGAGCGCGGCTCGAGCGCGTCATCGCTTCGCGCGCGCGTCGCGGTCAGGGCATCGGCTTCTGGGCGATCGTGGACGAGTCGATCGACGATCCGGGCACGCGCATCGTCGGCGACGTCGTGCTCCAACCGGCGCCGTTCGCGCGCGGCGATCTCGAGATCGGCTGGCACCTGCGGCGCGGGTGCTGGGGTCGCGGCTACGCGGTGCGCTCGGCGCGCTTGCTCGTGCGTCACGCGTTCGATCGGCTTCGGCTCGCGCGCGTCGTCGCGGCGATCGTGCCGACCAACGAGCGCTCGATCGCGGTCGCGCAGCGGCTCGGGATGCGCATCGAGGGCCGCGTGATGCACGGCGGCATGCAGCACGATCTCTGGGCGCTGCACCGCGACGACTGA
- a CDS encoding bestrophin family protein: MLVPSKVSWWRLVFAYKGSELPRTKYRIAGVLIVSIFVTILEELHDWHPNLKPLPFTLVGVALGIFLGFRNNASYDRWWEGRKLWGALVNTTRTFTRQVLTIIGTQPDGARVDEGELRAFQREIVLRIAAFAHALRLALRDEDDLAQLAPFLPAEEIEQLRKESNRPFAITQGTAERIRAAWQRGWIHTMHLPVLEQSMTSLTDIQGGCERIKATPIPFSYTTLIHRITAVYCYVLPFGLVDEIGIYTPFAVGIVAYAFFGLDVVGDEIEMPFGTDPNDLPLRAISRMIEVNLRQRIDDPEPPPLLRPVDEILD, from the coding sequence ATGCTGGTCCCGTCGAAGGTCTCGTGGTGGCGTCTCGTCTTCGCGTACAAGGGAAGCGAGCTCCCGCGGACCAAGTACCGCATCGCCGGCGTGCTCATCGTCTCGATCTTCGTGACGATCCTCGAGGAGCTGCACGACTGGCACCCGAACCTGAAGCCACTGCCGTTCACGCTCGTCGGCGTCGCGCTCGGCATCTTCCTCGGCTTCCGGAACAACGCGAGCTACGACCGCTGGTGGGAGGGCCGCAAGCTCTGGGGCGCGCTCGTGAACACGACGCGCACGTTCACGCGGCAGGTGCTGACGATCATCGGCACGCAGCCCGACGGCGCGCGCGTCGACGAGGGCGAGCTGCGCGCGTTCCAGCGCGAGATCGTGCTGCGGATCGCGGCGTTCGCGCACGCGCTGCGGCTCGCGCTGCGCGACGAGGACGACCTCGCGCAGCTCGCGCCGTTCCTGCCGGCCGAGGAGATCGAGCAGCTGCGCAAGGAGAGCAACCGCCCGTTCGCGATCACGCAGGGCACCGCGGAGCGCATCCGCGCGGCGTGGCAGCGCGGGTGGATCCACACGATGCATCTCCCGGTGCTCGAGCAGTCGATGACGTCGCTCACCGACATCCAGGGCGGCTGCGAGCGCATCAAGGCGACGCCGATCCCGTTCTCGTACACCACGCTGATCCACCGGATCACGGCGGTGTACTGCTACGTGCTCCCGTTCGGGCTCGTCGACGAGATCGGCATCTACACGCCGTTCGCGGTGGGCATCGTCGCGTACGCGTTCTTCGGGCTCGACGTGGTCGGCGACGAGATCGAGATGCCGTTCGGCACCGACCCGAACGACCTCCCGCTGCGCGCGATCTCGCGGATGATCGAGGTCAACCTGAGGCAGCGCATCGACGACCCCGAGCCGCCGCCGCTCCTGCGCCCGGTGGACGAGATCCTCGACTAA
- a CDS encoding TetR/AcrR family transcriptional regulator: MPRPRAFDVDEATDRALELFWTRGFEGATLDQLTTAMGINRPSLYATFGSKEGLFQRALERYVAGPAAPVLAAIEAETARDAAFRMMRFYSDAVGIAGRPRGCLLVQGALVCNDANVGIRDVLSAKRQATLALLTKRFERAKREGELPKDASAADLARYVWSVCQGLAVQSMDGATREQLRRVVDLAMQAFPC, from the coding sequence ATGCCGCGACCCCGTGCATTCGACGTCGACGAGGCGACCGATCGCGCGCTCGAGCTCTTCTGGACGAGGGGCTTCGAGGGCGCGACGCTCGATCAGCTCACGACCGCGATGGGCATCAACCGCCCGAGCCTCTACGCGACGTTCGGCAGCAAAGAAGGGCTCTTCCAGCGCGCGCTCGAGCGCTACGTGGCGGGGCCCGCCGCGCCGGTGCTCGCCGCGATCGAGGCCGAGACGGCGCGAGATGCCGCGTTCCGCATGATGCGCTTCTACTCGGACGCGGTCGGCATCGCCGGGCGTCCTCGCGGATGCTTGCTCGTGCAGGGCGCGCTGGTGTGCAACGACGCGAACGTCGGCATCCGTGACGTGCTCTCCGCGAAGCGGCAAGCGACGCTCGCGCTGCTCACGAAGCGCTTCGAGCGCGCGAAGCGCGAGGGCGAGCTCCCGAAGGACGCGTCGGCCGCGGACCTCGCGCGCTACGTGTGGTCGGTCTGCCAGGGGCTCGCGGTTCAGTCGATGGACGGCGCGACGCGCGAGCAGCTGCGTCGCGTCGTCGACCTCGCGATGCAGGCGTTCCCCTGCTGA
- a CDS encoding serine/threonine-protein kinase, giving the protein MSRSTSIRGQADARESGVRFGDYELVARIANGGMGAVWAARAPGPRGLARCVAMKVPYRASEDADAILDEAHIARAIDHPHVVRVLDVATDTTGNRALVMEFVDGASLRELFEAEAVPPRIAMRVVHDALLGLEATHEARDESGRLLEIVHCDVSPANILVRTDGHALLTDFGVARTADHAPRTPPGRVKGKVGYLAPEQIRSQRVDRRTDVYAMGVVLWEMLAGRRLFEGGLAALLREPEREAPPIATIAPTAIALQGTLTGALARDRAARFSSARDFAHALERAAPALGGLATRDEVARHVRRVMGDRIEGARGAIIAALEQHADVITRDVAPMRRRERTGAYAKRRDQDATRGARPSAVAEMAASGVRRRVRLEEASTELAMAVADPTLIDAPLAVAPIGPAARARLALAMMRTRGLALAHEALRWVAALIARWR; this is encoded by the coding sequence ATGTCGCGCTCCACATCGATCCGGGGCCAGGCAGACGCACGCGAGAGCGGCGTCAGGTTCGGCGACTACGAGCTGGTCGCACGCATCGCGAACGGAGGCATGGGCGCGGTGTGGGCGGCGCGCGCACCGGGCCCGCGCGGCCTCGCGCGCTGCGTCGCGATGAAGGTGCCGTATCGCGCGAGCGAGGACGCGGACGCGATCCTCGACGAGGCGCACATCGCGCGTGCGATCGATCATCCGCACGTCGTCCGCGTGCTCGACGTGGCGACCGACACGACGGGCAACCGCGCGCTCGTGATGGAGTTCGTGGACGGCGCGTCGCTGCGCGAGCTCTTCGAGGCCGAGGCGGTCCCTCCGCGCATCGCGATGCGCGTGGTGCACGACGCGCTGCTCGGGCTCGAGGCTACGCACGAGGCGCGCGACGAGAGCGGACGTCTGCTCGAGATCGTGCACTGCGACGTCTCGCCCGCGAACATCCTCGTGCGCACCGACGGGCACGCGCTCCTGACCGATTTCGGCGTCGCGCGCACCGCGGATCACGCGCCGCGCACGCCGCCCGGACGCGTGAAGGGCAAGGTCGGCTACCTCGCGCCCGAGCAGATCCGGAGCCAGCGCGTCGACCGGCGCACCGACGTCTACGCGATGGGCGTGGTGCTCTGGGAGATGCTCGCGGGCCGTCGTCTGTTCGAGGGCGGGCTCGCTGCGCTCCTGCGCGAGCCCGAGCGCGAGGCGCCGCCGATCGCGACCATCGCGCCCACCGCGATCGCGCTGCAGGGGACGCTCACGGGCGCCCTCGCGCGGGATCGCGCAGCGCGCTTCTCGAGCGCACGGGACTTCGCCCACGCGCTCGAGCGCGCCGCGCCCGCGCTCGGGGGGCTCGCGACGCGCGACGAGGTCGCGCGCCACGTGCGACGCGTCATGGGCGACCGCATCGAAGGGGCGCGCGGCGCGATCATCGCGGCGCTCGAGCAGCACGCGGACGTGATCACGCGCGACGTCGCGCCGATGCGGCGGCGCGAGCGGACCGGCGCGTACGCGAAGCGGCGCGATCAGGACGCGACGCGGGGCGCGCGGCCGTCTGCGGTGGCGGAGATGGCGGCGAGCGGTGTGCGACGCCGCGTGCGCCTCGAGGAAGCGTCGACCGAGCTCGCGATGGCCGTTGCCGATCCCACGCTGATCGACGCGCCGCTCGCCGTCGCGCCGATCGGCCCCGCGGCGCGCGCTCGCCTCGCGCTCGCGATGATGCGGACGCGCGGTCTCGCGCTCGCCCACGAAGCGCTGCGCTGGGTCGCCGCGCTGATCGCGCGCTGGCGCTGA
- a CDS encoding Coq4 family protein, with amino-acid sequence MWKPLNSLLLVRAVLRLVRDPRRLDEVFRIADAMESAELAARVEEEFRRHPEHLDALRDRPRIGRIEVAKLAAMPEGSLGRAFADFLIDNQLDPEDIEVNAVHSDFDFVRAHLRETHDVWHVATGFPTDVAGELGLQAFYLAQFRAPLASMLLTVGMLNTLFYAMDDRDARMRAISRGWLLGKRARSLFGYRWAERWERPLAEVRRELALDVDLVDETIESLVGPEQPTASELRAAA; translated from the coding sequence ATGTGGAAGCCGCTCAACTCGCTCTTGCTCGTGCGTGCGGTGCTGCGTCTGGTGCGCGACCCGCGTCGTCTCGACGAGGTGTTCCGCATCGCCGACGCGATGGAGTCCGCGGAGCTCGCCGCGCGCGTCGAAGAGGAGTTCCGGCGCCACCCCGAGCACCTCGACGCGCTCCGTGATCGGCCGCGCATCGGGCGCATCGAGGTCGCGAAGCTCGCGGCGATGCCCGAGGGCTCGCTCGGCCGCGCGTTCGCGGACTTCCTGATCGACAACCAGCTCGACCCCGAGGACATCGAGGTCAACGCGGTGCACAGCGACTTCGACTTCGTCCGCGCGCACCTGCGCGAGACGCACGACGTCTGGCACGTCGCGACCGGCTTCCCGACCGACGTCGCGGGCGAGCTCGGCCTGCAGGCGTTCTATCTCGCGCAGTTCCGCGCGCCGCTCGCGTCGATGCTGCTGACCGTCGGCATGCTGAACACGCTCTTCTACGCGATGGACGATCGCGACGCGCGCATGCGCGCGATCTCGCGCGGCTGGTTGCTCGGCAAGCGCGCGCGCTCGCTCTTCGGGTACCGCTGGGCGGAGCGCTGGGAGCGTCCGCTCGCCGAGGTGCGCCGAGAGCTCGCGCTCGACGTCGATCTGGTCGACGAGACGATCGAGTCGCTCGTCGGTCCCGAGCAGCCGACGGCGTCGGAGCTGCGCGCCGCGGCCTGA
- a CDS encoding SDR family NAD(P)-dependent oxidoreductase yields MRTRSSSQHRVALTLAAAVGIGGLVLATRAARRRAQRESLRGQVVVIVGGTRGLGLAMARRFVALGCPVAVCGRDEETAERARLDLMERGGTVVAASCDATDEAEVARFLDLVLANLGRVDVLITCAATIGVGPVESMTTRDFQEAMESIFWSSVHPTLAVLPIMRGHGGGRIAHVTSIGGRVPIPHLLAYSAAKFAEVGFSEGLRAEVAKDDIAVTTIVPGLMRTGSYVRAYYHGDVVKEQAWFGTASIAPALSMDADRAASQMIDAIAARRGRVVVGMPARAAIAAYEMFPRSTSRALAVTDRVLPAPPVDPTYEHRVVFEETEDERTSVRAVQDAGRAYQERFQHMSR; encoded by the coding sequence ATGCGGACGCGCTCTTCTTCGCAGCACCGGGTCGCGCTCACCCTCGCCGCGGCGGTCGGCATCGGCGGCCTCGTGCTCGCCACGCGCGCGGCGCGACGACGTGCGCAGCGCGAGTCGCTGCGCGGTCAGGTCGTGGTGATCGTCGGTGGGACGCGCGGGCTGGGGCTCGCCATGGCGCGCCGCTTCGTCGCGCTCGGATGTCCCGTCGCGGTCTGTGGCCGCGACGAGGAGACCGCCGAGCGCGCGCGCCTCGATCTGATGGAGCGTGGCGGCACGGTCGTCGCGGCATCCTGCGACGCGACCGACGAGGCAGAGGTGGCGCGTTTCCTCGATCTGGTGCTCGCGAACCTCGGGCGCGTCGACGTGCTGATCACGTGCGCGGCGACGATCGGCGTGGGTCCGGTCGAGTCGATGACGACGCGCGACTTCCAGGAAGCGATGGAGTCGATCTTCTGGTCGTCGGTGCACCCGACGCTCGCCGTGCTGCCGATCATGCGCGGGCACGGCGGCGGACGGATCGCGCACGTCACGTCGATCGGCGGTCGCGTCCCGATCCCGCACCTGCTCGCCTACAGCGCCGCGAAGTTCGCGGAGGTCGGCTTCAGCGAGGGCCTGCGCGCCGAGGTCGCGAAGGACGACATCGCGGTGACGACGATCGTGCCCGGCCTGATGCGGACGGGCTCGTACGTGCGCGCCTACTACCACGGAGACGTCGTGAAGGAGCAGGCGTGGTTCGGCACCGCGTCGATCGCGCCCGCGCTCTCGATGGACGCGGATCGTGCTGCATCTCAGATGATCGACGCGATCGCGGCGAGGCGTGGGCGCGTGGTCGTGGGCATGCCCGCGCGCGCGGCGATCGCGGCGTACGAGATGTTCCCGCGCTCCACGAGCCGCGCGCTCGCCGTGACCGATCGCGTGCTGCCCGCGCCGCCGGTGGATCCGACCTACGAGCACCGCGTGGTGTTCGAGGAGACCGAGGACGAGCGGACCTCCGTGCGCGCCGTGCAGGACGCGGGGCGCGCCTACCAGGAGCGCTTCCAGCACATGTCGCGCTAG
- a CDS encoding SDR family NAD(P)-dependent oxidoreductase, producing MMQNGKGTALITGASTGIGAIYADRLARRGYDLVLVARRRELLDALAAQIVAETGRSVRTIAADLTDERDLARVEDEVRASTTLTMLVNNAGVAAVSSIVDADPRAMSEIVTLNVGALVRLTHAAAPGLVARRGTLVNISSITAIAPEVLNGVYGGSKAFVLAFSQSLHHELAPRGVRVQVVLPGATATDLWARSGRPIEHLPKEIVMSAEDMVDTALAALDQGEVVTIPALPDVAQWDAYERARVAMRPHLSLATPAARYTR from the coding sequence ATCATGCAGAACGGCAAGGGAACGGCCCTGATCACCGGCGCGTCGACGGGCATCGGCGCGATCTACGCAGACCGCCTCGCGCGTCGCGGCTACGACCTCGTGCTCGTCGCGCGGCGTCGTGAGCTCCTCGACGCGCTCGCGGCGCAGATCGTCGCGGAGACCGGCAGGAGCGTGCGCACGATCGCGGCCGACCTCACCGACGAGCGCGACCTCGCGCGCGTCGAGGACGAGGTGCGCGCGAGCACGACGCTGACGATGCTCGTCAACAACGCCGGCGTCGCGGCCGTGTCGTCGATCGTCGACGCCGATCCGCGCGCGATGTCGGAGATCGTCACGCTCAACGTCGGCGCGCTCGTGCGCCTGACCCACGCGGCCGCGCCGGGCCTCGTCGCGCGCCGCGGCACGCTCGTGAACATCTCGTCGATCACCGCGATCGCGCCCGAGGTGCTCAACGGCGTGTACGGCGGCAGCAAGGCGTTCGTGCTCGCGTTCAGCCAGTCGCTGCACCACGAGCTCGCGCCGCGCGGCGTGCGCGTGCAGGTCGTGCTCCCCGGCGCGACCGCGACCGATCTGTGGGCGCGCTCGGGCCGCCCGATCGAGCACCTGCCGAAGGAGATCGTCATGTCCGCGGAGGACATGGTCGACACCGCGCTCGCTGCACTCGATCAGGGCGAGGTCGTGACGATCCCTGCGCTGCCCGACGTCGCGCAGTGGGACGCGTACGAGCGCGCGCGCGTCGCCATGCGCCCGCACCTGTCGCTCGCGACGCCCGCCGCCCGCTATACGCGCTAG
- a CDS encoding TetR/AcrR family transcriptional regulator: MARRADTTPRKRPSQRRAQDTVDAILDATAHILVRDGYDALSTNRVAERAGVSIGSLYQYFPNKESLVGELVDRHSAFLFQMVVDTFAAMSDHAPRTVAGALVSAMIASKRERPKLAKVLREQIPRTGRLARYEQELDRVIDIAKAYLDAHCALLRVEDTRLAAFVAVHMVDALTHAVTTQRRETDDEEMVRTITDVVTRYLLKD; encoded by the coding sequence ATGGCACGGCGCGCCGACACCACCCCGAGAAAGCGGCCTTCGCAGCGACGTGCGCAGGACACGGTCGACGCGATCCTCGACGCGACCGCTCACATTCTCGTGCGCGACGGGTACGACGCGCTCTCGACGAACCGCGTCGCGGAGCGCGCGGGCGTGAGCATCGGATCGCTCTACCAGTACTTCCCCAACAAGGAGTCGCTGGTGGGCGAGCTCGTCGATCGCCACTCCGCGTTCCTCTTCCAGATGGTCGTCGACACGTTCGCCGCGATGAGCGACCACGCGCCGCGCACCGTCGCGGGCGCGCTCGTGAGCGCGATGATCGCGAGCAAGCGCGAGCGCCCGAAGCTCGCGAAGGTGCTGCGCGAGCAGATCCCGCGCACCGGGCGGCTCGCGCGCTACGAGCAGGAGCTCGATCGCGTCATCGACATCGCGAAGGCGTACCTCGACGCGCACTGCGCGCTGCTGCGCGTCGAGGACACGCGACTCGCGGCGTTCGTCGCGGTGCACATGGTCGACGCGCTCACGCACGCAGTGACGACGCAGCGCCGCGAGACCGACGACGAGGAGATGGTCCGCACGATCACCGACGTGGTGACGCGCTACTTGCTGAAGGACTGA
- a CDS encoding deoxyribodipyrimidine photo-lyase: MIDGAPAIRVAEVNARPVRRDGAFVLYWMIANRRARSSFPLERAIAWAKELDRPLVILEPLRCDYPFASDRFHRFVVDGMADNARAFAGAPVLHHPWVERRRGEGRGLIEALASHASVIVADDSPIPWLRGMVRAAAERVPIRVERVDHHGLMPLRATPRAFPVAHAFRRFLQKELPAHLAAWPNDDPFAHLVLPRLRALPREITERWPALDRDELRDPAALIARLPIDHTIGAIEDRGGHTAARARLAAFLEDGIDRYPNRSHPDDDASSRLSSWLHFGHVSSHEVLGALGARERWTPAKIAKKPTGTREGWWNVSDAGDAFLDELVTWRELGAVRCAHTDDFMRWEGLPAWARETLEQHARDPRPALYDRARLVRAETDDPVWNAAQRQLLAEGRIQNYLRMLWGKRVLAWTAHPREAFDLLVELNDRYSIDGRDPASWLNVGWVFGAYDRPWAPKRPIYGSVRYMTSESAKRKLRMKRWLAKWS; encoded by the coding sequence ATGATCGATGGAGCGCCCGCGATCCGCGTCGCGGAGGTGAACGCACGTCCCGTGCGCCGCGACGGCGCGTTCGTCCTCTACTGGATGATCGCGAACCGCCGCGCGCGCTCGTCGTTCCCTCTCGAGCGCGCGATCGCGTGGGCGAAGGAGCTCGATCGGCCGCTCGTGATCCTCGAGCCGCTGCGCTGCGACTACCCGTTCGCGAGCGATCGTTTCCATCGCTTCGTCGTCGACGGCATGGCCGACAACGCGCGCGCCTTCGCGGGCGCGCCCGTGCTCCATCACCCGTGGGTCGAGCGCCGTCGCGGCGAAGGGCGCGGCCTGATCGAGGCGCTCGCCTCGCACGCGTCGGTGATCGTCGCCGACGACTCGCCGATCCCGTGGCTGCGCGGGATGGTGCGCGCCGCCGCGGAGCGCGTGCCGATCCGCGTCGAGCGCGTCGATCACCACGGGCTGATGCCGCTCCGCGCGACGCCGCGCGCGTTCCCGGTCGCGCATGCGTTCCGCCGCTTTCTCCAGAAGGAGCTGCCCGCGCACCTCGCGGCGTGGCCGAACGACGATCCCTTCGCGCACCTCGTGCTGCCGCGCCTGCGCGCGCTTCCGCGCGAGATCACCGAGCGATGGCCCGCGCTCGATCGCGACGAGCTGCGCGATCCCGCGGCGCTGATCGCGCGACTTCCGATCGATCACACGATCGGTGCGATCGAGGATCGGGGAGGCCACACCGCCGCGCGCGCACGGCTCGCCGCGTTCCTCGAGGACGGGATCGATCGCTATCCCAATCGCAGTCACCCCGACGACGACGCGTCGAGCCGGCTCTCGTCGTGGCTGCACTTCGGGCACGTCTCGTCGCACGAGGTGCTCGGCGCGCTCGGCGCGCGCGAGCGCTGGACGCCCGCGAAGATCGCCAAGAAGCCCACCGGCACGCGCGAGGGCTGGTGGAACGTGAGCGATGCGGGCGACGCGTTCCTCGACGAGCTCGTGACGTGGCGCGAGCTCGGCGCGGTGCGCTGCGCGCACACGGACGACTTCATGCGATGGGAAGGACTGCCCGCATGGGCGCGCGAGACGCTCGAGCAGCACGCGCGTGATCCGCGCCCCGCGCTCTACGACCGCGCGCGCCTGGTGCGCGCGGAGACCGACGATCCCGTGTGGAACGCGGCGCAGCGCCAGCTCCTCGCGGAAGGCCGCATCCAGAACTATCTGCGCATGCTCTGGGGCAAGCGCGTCCTCGCGTGGACCGCGCATCCGCGCGAGGCGTTCGACCTCCTCGTCGAGCTGAACGACCGCTACTCGATCGACGGGCGCGACCCGGCTTCCTGGCTCAACGTCGGATGGGTCTTCGGCGCGTATGATCGCCCGTGGGCGCCGAAGCGGCCCATCTACGGCAGCGTGCGCTACATGACGAGCGAGAGCGCGAAGCGGAAGCTGCGGATGAAGCGATGGCTGGCGAAGTGGAGCTGA